A stretch of the Desulfobacter sp. genome encodes the following:
- a CDS encoding imidazolonepropionase: protein MTDAKYTTIKNGALAVSGDKIAWIGRTDELNKEISDLADQVIDCRGKWILPGFVDCHTHLIWAGSRSTEFEMRLAGKTYEQIASQGGGIFSTVNAVRKASQTQLFDTAAKRVQYFLTQGITCVEIKSGYGLDLENELKMLAVARRLGRELPVHVEPTFLGAHALPPEFSGRSDDYVDLVTETMLPCVKDQNIATAVDVFCETIAFSKDQTRTLFSKARDLGFRVKLHAEQLSDNKGAQLASEFEALSCDHLEYLSLDGVRAMARKNVVAVLLPGAFYMLKETQTPPIDLLRQYGVPMALATDLNPGTSPVFSMAPVINMGCLLFGMTCEEAVARATINGAKALGLDSKKGSLEIGKDADLVVWDIDSPADLAYLIGRAPVNMVAVSGKIEYKAKSC from the coding sequence ATGACAGATGCCAAATACACGACGATTAAAAACGGGGCACTGGCCGTTTCAGGCGATAAAATTGCCTGGATTGGCCGAACAGATGAATTAAACAAAGAGATATCTGACCTGGCAGACCAGGTGATTGACTGCAGGGGCAAATGGATACTTCCCGGATTTGTTGACTGCCATACCCATTTAATCTGGGCAGGATCCAGGTCCACTGAATTTGAAATGCGGCTGGCAGGCAAGACCTACGAACAGATCGCCTCCCAGGGCGGGGGAATATTTTCTACGGTAAATGCCGTGCGCAAAGCGTCCCAAACCCAGTTGTTTGATACTGCTGCCAAACGGGTCCAATATTTTTTAACCCAGGGCATCACCTGTGTGGAAATCAAATCCGGGTACGGACTGGATCTTGAAAATGAGCTTAAAATGCTGGCCGTGGCCCGGCGGCTCGGCCGGGAACTGCCCGTTCATGTTGAGCCCACATTTTTAGGGGCCCATGCCCTGCCCCCTGAATTTTCAGGCAGGTCCGACGATTATGTGGATCTTGTAACAGAGACCATGCTGCCCTGTGTCAAGGATCAGAACATTGCAACGGCAGTGGATGTGTTCTGCGAAACCATTGCCTTTTCCAAAGACCAGACCCGCACCCTGTTCAGCAAGGCCCGTGATCTCGGGTTCAGGGTCAAACTTCATGCAGAGCAGCTTTCAGACAACAAGGGCGCACAATTGGCCTCAGAATTTGAGGCGCTCTCCTGTGATCATTTGGAATACCTCTCCCTGGACGGGGTCAGGGCCATGGCCCGGAAAAATGTTGTGGCCGTTCTTCTGCCAGGAGCCTTTTATATGTTAAAAGAGACCCAAACACCTCCCATTGACCTTTTAAGGCAGTATGGGGTGCCCATGGCGCTGGCCACAGACCTTAACCCTGGCACAAGCCCCGTGTTCAGCATGGCTCCGGTCATCAACATGGGCTGCCTGCTCTTTGGCATGACCTGTGAAGAGGCCGTTGCCAGGGCCACCATCAACGGGGCAAAGGCATTGGGACTGGACTCAAAAAAAGGGAGTTTGGAAATTGGAAAGGATGCTGACCTTGTGGTCTGGGATATTGATTCTCCTGCCGATTTAGCCTACCTTATCGGCCGGGCGCCGGTAAATATGGTGGCTGTTTCAGGTAAAATCGAGTATAAGGCAAAATCCTGTTAA
- a CDS encoding UPF0280 family protein: MFDNRKTYRRCHGKKGLTAFTITVKETNLNIQAQTNLTDTALRSILKYRQHIEAHIAQYPEFAQSLAPLKDPGPAPAIVNEMIHAGNIAGVGPMAGVAGAVAEFTGKDLLEFSPEVVVENGGDIFVKSDSEMVFTIYAGQSPLSMKTGILVAQRHTPFAMCTSSGTIGHSKSFGRADAACVLADSCALADAAATAIGNQVSSPKKIEAAIATGRTMEGVQGIAIIAGKQIGLWGDLKLVRIP; encoded by the coding sequence ATGTTTGACAATAGAAAAACATACCGCCGATGCCACGGGAAAAAAGGGCTGACCGCCTTTACAATCACGGTCAAAGAGACCAACCTTAATATCCAGGCCCAAACAAATCTGACAGATACTGCCCTGAGGTCAATTTTAAAGTACAGGCAGCATATTGAAGCCCATATTGCCCAATATCCCGAGTTTGCCCAAAGCCTTGCCCCTTTAAAGGATCCCGGGCCTGCACCGGCCATCGTCAATGAAATGATTCACGCCGGTAACATTGCCGGTGTCGGCCCCATGGCTGGTGTGGCAGGGGCAGTGGCTGAATTTACAGGCAAAGATCTTCTGGAATTTTCGCCTGAGGTGGTGGTGGAAAACGGAGGGGATATCTTTGTAAAATCCGACTCTGAAATGGTGTTTACCATCTACGCAGGCCAAAGTCCTTTGAGCATGAAAACAGGGATCCTTGTGGCCCAGCGACACACCCCCTTTGCCATGTGCACCTCGTCGGGCACCATCGGCCATTCCAAAAGCTTTGGCCGGGCAGATGCTGCCTGTGTGCTGGCAGACTCCTGCGCCCTGGCCGATGCCGCAGCCACGGCCATAGGCAACCAGGTCAGCAGCCCCAAAAAAATCGAAGCTGCCATCGCAACCGGCCGTACCATGGAAGGGGTCCAGGGCATCGCTATCATTGCAGGCAAGCAGATCGGACTCTGGGGGGACTTAAAACTGGTCCGGATCCCGTGA
- a CDS encoding DUF4292 domain-containing protein: MNQVLKARSQNAQVTTSKGIGRLTLNNGTQKEQFKMAWAAQAPNRLRLTLLLSGHLFETIAASGNWVSFVSHTGRHKRHSAVSTDPDLAPYIQIPMRLSQMIALLLGRVPVREADRAWISEKNPDLILAGKSFFSTLQSIEFNRQGQVSEYRLMDKEKHLIFGIRYKDYTPQKGVLMPSAILIYDPSGRTIEIALPRIIPNAPVKESMFRLTIPGS; the protein is encoded by the coding sequence ATGAACCAGGTTTTAAAGGCCAGGTCCCAAAACGCCCAGGTCACCACGTCCAAAGGCATTGGCCGGCTGACCCTGAACAACGGCACCCAAAAAGAACAATTTAAAATGGCCTGGGCAGCCCAGGCTCCGAACCGCCTTCGCCTGACCCTGCTGTTGTCGGGCCATCTCTTTGAAACCATTGCCGCCTCAGGCAACTGGGTCAGCTTTGTTTCCCATACCGGAAGGCACAAACGCCACTCTGCCGTGTCCACGGACCCGGATTTGGCCCCCTATATCCAAATCCCCATGCGGCTTTCCCAGATGATTGCCCTACTTTTGGGCCGGGTTCCGGTCCGGGAGGCTGACAGGGCCTGGATATCGGAAAAGAATCCAGACCTCATTCTTGCCGGTAAATCATTTTTCTCAACCCTCCAGAGCATTGAGTTCAACCGTCAAGGACAGGTATCAGAATACAGGCTGATGGACAAGGAGAAACACCTGATTTTCGGCATCCGTTACAAAGACTACACCCCGCAAAAAGGCGTGCTTATGCCAAGTGCGATCCTGATCTATGACCCCTCGGGCAGAACCATTGAGATCGCCCTGCCCCGGATAATTCCCAATGCACCGGTAAAAGAATCCATGTTCAGGTTGACTATTCCCGGATCATGA
- a CDS encoding HD domain-containing protein — protein MIPDTSARALKARLDQREEISFGALACFSHAAVRRHPEPRSKTEYRLAFSADADRILNSMAYTRYSDKTQVFSLINNDHLTHRVLHVQMVARVARTIGRYLGLNTDLIEASSLGHDIGHPPFGHDGERFLSRLTLACGAGKFFHNLQSIQFLDRIERRGNGWNLSLQTMDAILCHNGETHTARLTPEPRTRFHDFDALVRDLKNGNRTDPIPMTMEGCVVRMADTISYIGRDLEDAIRLKLITRDQLPGECKSLLGQTQGSIVFNLVTDLIQTSLDQDFIGFSPKVSNTLKILKTFNYRHIYKNPAIKKHLTSIEDIFKHLFESYLEDIDKENRESVIFTEFLQGMDEQYKTSHKPGEIVRDFISGMTDSYFIRQAPAHLRPDTIDHV, from the coding sequence ATGATCCCGGACACTTCAGCCAGGGCACTCAAGGCCCGCCTCGACCAGAGGGAAGAAATCTCCTTTGGTGCCCTGGCCTGTTTTTCCCATGCCGCTGTCCGGCGGCACCCGGAACCTCGTTCCAAGACCGAGTACCGCCTGGCGTTTTCCGCAGACGCAGACCGAATTCTTAACTCCATGGCCTATACAAGGTACTCGGATAAAACCCAAGTTTTTTCCCTGATCAACAATGACCACCTCACCCACAGGGTCCTCCATGTCCAGATGGTGGCAAGGGTGGCCAGGACCATTGGCCGATATCTGGGCCTGAACACCGATTTAATCGAAGCCTCAAGCCTGGGGCATGATATCGGTCACCCCCCCTTCGGCCATGACGGGGAACGGTTTTTATCCAGGCTGACCTTGGCCTGCGGGGCTGGAAAATTTTTCCACAACCTCCAGTCCATCCAGTTTCTGGACCGGATTGAACGAAGGGGAAACGGATGGAACCTGAGCCTCCAGACCATGGATGCCATTCTCTGCCACAACGGGGAAACCCACACGGCCAGGCTCACCCCCGAACCCAGAACCCGGTTTCATGATTTTGACGCCCTTGTCAGGGATCTCAAAAACGGGAACCGAACAGACCCGATTCCCATGACCATGGAAGGATGCGTGGTCCGCATGGCAGACACCATCTCCTATATCGGCCGTGACCTGGAAGATGCCATCCGTCTCAAGCTCATCACCCGGGACCAATTGCCCGGGGAATGCAAATCCCTTTTAGGCCAGACCCAGGGCAGCATTGTATTCAACCTGGTCACCGACTTGATCCAGACCAGCCTTGACCAGGACTTTATCGGTTTTTCCCCCAAAGTCTCCAATACCTTAAAAATTCTGAAAACCTTCAACTACCGCCATATATACAAAAACCCGGCCATTAAAAAGCACCTGACCAGTATTGAAGATATTTTCAAGCATCTCTTTGAGAGCTACCTTGAGGATATTGACAAAGAAAACCGTGAATCCGTGATCTTTACCGAATTTCTCCAGGGCATGGATGAACAGTATAAAACAAGTCATAAACCCGGGGAAATTGTCAGGGACTTTATCTCGGGCATGACAGATTCCTATTTTATCCGCCAGGCCCCGGCGCATCTCAGGCCGGATACCATTGACCATGTGTGA
- the hutC gene encoding histidine utilization repressor, with protein sequence MIKPERSFALYERIKQSVIKDIESGKLKPDDRIPSETQLAKTFNASRMTANRALKELTEENRILRVQGVGTFVARPKPEASLFEIKSIAREIKEWGGEHCARILALESKSLGPEIAGKMKLESGDKVFHSILLHLDRGVPVQYSERYVNPKVAPLYLEQDFTQITPSDYLLEIAPLQEAEHVIEAVQPDPDLRQTLEIGPQEPCLCLTRRTWSFDRVATYSRLVSPGSRFTLKGRFKR encoded by the coding sequence ATGATAAAACCTGAACGAAGTTTTGCCCTGTATGAAAGAATCAAACAAAGCGTGATCAAGGATATTGAATCCGGAAAATTAAAACCAGATGATCGAATCCCTTCTGAGACTCAACTGGCAAAGACCTTTAATGCATCAAGAATGACGGCGAACCGGGCGTTGAAGGAATTGACCGAAGAGAACCGGATTTTAAGGGTTCAGGGGGTGGGCACCTTTGTGGCAAGGCCCAAGCCCGAAGCCTCTCTTTTTGAAATCAAGAGTATTGCACGAGAGATCAAAGAATGGGGCGGGGAGCACTGCGCCCGGATTCTGGCTTTGGAATCAAAATCTTTGGGGCCTGAGATTGCCGGTAAGATGAAGCTTGAATCCGGGGACAAGGTGTTTCATTCAATTCTTCTGCACCTGGACAGAGGCGTACCTGTTCAGTATTCAGAGCGGTATGTCAATCCAAAGGTGGCCCCCCTTTATCTGGAACAGGACTTTACCCAGATTACCCCCAGTGATTATCTGCTGGAAATCGCCCCGCTCCAGGAAGCTGAACATGTGATTGAAGCGGTTCAGCCGGATCCGGATCTCAGGCAGACCCTGGAGATCGGGCCACAAGAGCCCTGTCTTTGTCTGACCCGGAGGACCTGGTCCTTTGACAGGGTTGCCACCTATTCACGCCTGGTGTCTCCGGGCAGCCGGTTTACACTCAAGGGCCGGTTCAAACGATGA
- a CDS encoding CooT family nickel-binding protein, which yields MCESNVYLKQGDQEKLIMENVAAITPAEPGKFILKGLLGEQMEITGIIHDINLMGHKIILKSV from the coding sequence ATGTGCGAATCCAATGTATATTTAAAGCAGGGAGATCAGGAAAAACTGATCATGGAAAATGTAGCGGCCATTACACCGGCAGAACCGGGCAAATTTATTCTCAAAGGACTTTTAGGGGAACAAATGGAAATTACCGGGATCATCCATGACATTAACCTCATGGGGCATAAAATTATCCTGAAATCCGTATAA
- a CDS encoding Mrp/NBP35 family ATP-binding protein has product MIHDNPEQAKQSKGCPSQGGGNDRAQKQQEQEAMIKSNLAKIKHKVFVLSGKGGVGKSSVSANLAASLSQKGYKTGLMDVDVHGPSIAGMFGMTELLDISPDQHLLMPKQINENLKVVSVQALMQDKDQAIIWRGPAKTGMIQQFVGSVEWGELDFLVIDAPPGTGDEPLTVVQTIPEAQGVIVTTPQEVALADIRKSISFCKTVKMKTLGIVENMSGFTCPHCNEHIDLFKNGGGERTAKAQGLNFLGSIPFDTRVVDSGDNGVPLMMEKAETDFTKAFAKIVDNILEQL; this is encoded by the coding sequence ATGATTCACGACAATCCAGAACAGGCAAAACAAAGTAAGGGCTGCCCCTCCCAGGGCGGTGGAAACGACCGGGCCCAAAAACAGCAGGAACAAGAGGCCATGATCAAATCCAACCTGGCCAAAATCAAACACAAGGTCTTTGTCCTTTCCGGCAAAGGCGGGGTGGGCAAAAGCTCTGTTTCTGCCAATCTGGCCGCAAGCCTCTCCCAAAAAGGGTATAAAACAGGACTGATGGATGTGGATGTTCACGGTCCTTCCATTGCCGGAATGTTCGGCATGACCGAGCTTCTGGACATCAGCCCGGACCAGCATCTGCTCATGCCCAAACAGATCAATGAAAACCTGAAAGTGGTATCGGTCCAGGCCCTGATGCAGGACAAGGACCAGGCCATTATCTGGCGGGGCCCTGCCAAAACCGGCATGATCCAGCAGTTTGTGGGATCTGTGGAATGGGGAGAACTTGATTTTCTGGTCATTGACGCCCCTCCGGGAACCGGTGACGAGCCTCTGACCGTTGTACAGACCATCCCCGAAGCCCAGGGCGTGATTGTGACCACCCCCCAGGAAGTGGCCCTGGCAGACATTAGAAAATCCATCTCCTTTTGCAAAACCGTTAAAATGAAAACCCTGGGCATTGTTGAAAATATGTCAGGGTTTACCTGCCCCCACTGCAACGAGCACATTGACCTGTTCAAAAACGGTGGCGGAGAAAGAACGGCCAAGGCCCAGGGCTTAAATTTTCTGGGATCGATCCCCTTTGACACCCGGGTGGTGGACTCGGGTGACAATGGTGTGCCCCTGATGATGGAAAAGGCTGAAACCGATTTTACCAAAGCCTTTGCAAAAATCGTGGACAATATCCTTGAACAATTATAG
- a CDS encoding metallophosphoesterase family protein, producing the protein MRIYAIADIHGKQTHIKSIYSVIKAFDPDLVVAAGDLTHFLNFRTCLAQLDSLPVKVLAVRGNTDLKRINSHIDRASNMTTLTHIPLKIKDFSFVGAGGTWVLPFASRICLRERQKLAAFASPMTLETIMVVHPPPKGICDRVGKRFSAGSKNIKNFIQKACPGLVICGHIHEDPGWARLGKTIVVNCSMGKTCAGAIIDLEQGIEPKVTLVHPDRI; encoded by the coding sequence ATGAGAATTTATGCCATTGCCGATATTCACGGCAAGCAGACCCATATTAAAAGCATTTATTCGGTGATCAAGGCCTTTGATCCGGACCTTGTTGTAGCGGCCGGGGATTTGACCCATTTTTTAAACTTTCGGACCTGCCTGGCCCAGCTGGACAGTCTGCCCGTAAAGGTTTTAGCCGTCCGGGGCAACACGGACTTAAAACGGATTAACTCCCACATAGACCGGGCCTCCAACATGACAACCCTCACCCATATCCCCTTAAAAATAAAAGATTTTTCCTTTGTGGGTGCAGGCGGAACATGGGTGCTGCCCTTTGCCTCCCGCATCTGCCTTAGGGAAAGGCAGAAACTTGCCGCCTTTGCCTCTCCCATGACCTTGGAAACCATCATGGTGGTCCATCCCCCGCCCAAAGGAATCTGCGACCGGGTGGGAAAAAGGTTCAGTGCAGGAAGTAAAAACATTAAAAATTTTATTCAAAAGGCCTGTCCCGGCCTTGTGATCTGCGGTCACATCCATGAGGATCCGGGATGGGCGCGACTGGGAAAAACAATTGTGGTCAACTGCAGCATGGGAAAAACCTGTGCCGGTGCCATCATTGACCTTGAACAAGGGATTGAGCCCAAGGTGACGCTAGTGCATCCGGACAGGATCTGA
- the mutS gene encoding DNA mismatch repair protein MutS, translating into MTKKKQTPMMAQFLAIKEIHQDAILFYRMGDFYEMFLEDAVKAAHILEIALTSRNKNDSDPIPMCGVPYKAADTYIAKLIESGCKVAICEQVEDPSQAKGLVKREVVRVITPGMILNESLLDKGSNNFLVALSRVRDHAGLACLDISTGSFTTCQVNRSSGPLPLALIDEALKLAPGEILLPESFKNDPSYAQVRQAFSHLQITYIDSRAFDLEEAKKQLVEKFATRSLEGFGIERMPAAICAAGAVMSYVGETQMQDTRHIFKISPYDLKDFLVIDDRSCKNLELLSNIQTQDTKGTLIHILDKTVTAMGKRLIKKWIRYPLVDKEKICERLDSLDEFLNAPQIHQSITSRLKSVYDLERLGSKIAMGQGNARDMISLKNSLAHIPDLIRDLSQFTHPMLNGSRINDPQELIDRLGQLTRLIESAIREDAVHLLNEGNLINDGYDPELDELLAITRDGKSWIAKTEAREKEKTKLSSLKIKYNKVFGYFIEVSRAQSAQVPDHYIRKQTLVNAERFITQEMKEVETTIFNAQDRRNTLEYEIFCKVRDDVTKEAKAILTMAEFIARIDVLQGLARAAVENGYVKPEINENDAITIKEGRHPVVEKLIQGERYVPNSIAMDNEANQLYLITGPNMAGKSTVLRQVALTVLMAQMGSFVPAQSASVCITDRIFTRVGALDNLSSGQSTFMVEMEETANIVNNATKNSLIILDEIGRGTSTYDGMSIAWAVAEYLHDLQGKGVKTLFATHYHELIRLEKTKPRIKNYNIAVKEFKDNIIFLRRLVPGGTNKSYGIQVARLAGVPDPIIDLAKAVLAEVEQEQPRVVEPILPVKTKKKAKKATNKAQMDLFGPSNSELKEMLDQVDIAMMTPLDALNFLNKLKQKACS; encoded by the coding sequence ATGACCAAGAAAAAACAAACGCCCATGATGGCCCAGTTCCTGGCCATTAAAGAAATCCACCAGGACGCCATACTCTTTTACCGGATGGGGGATTTCTATGAGATGTTCCTGGAAGATGCCGTCAAGGCAGCCCATATTCTGGAAATTGCCCTGACATCCAGAAATAAAAACGATTCAGACCCCATCCCCATGTGCGGGGTTCCGTATAAGGCTGCGGATACCTATATTGCAAAGCTTATTGAAAGCGGATGCAAGGTGGCCATCTGCGAACAGGTGGAAGATCCGTCCCAGGCCAAGGGGCTGGTCAAACGAGAGGTGGTCAGGGTCATCACCCCGGGAATGATTCTCAACGAATCTTTACTGGACAAGGGATCCAATAATTTTCTGGTGGCCCTGTCCAGGGTCAGGGACCATGCAGGACTTGCCTGTCTGGATATTTCAACGGGCAGTTTCACCACCTGCCAGGTGAACCGCTCTTCAGGACCGCTCCCCTTGGCCCTGATCGACGAGGCCCTGAAACTTGCCCCAGGGGAAATCCTTCTGCCGGAAAGCTTTAAAAACGACCCCAGTTACGCGCAGGTCAGACAGGCCTTTTCCCATCTTCAGATCACCTATATTGACAGCCGGGCCTTTGACCTGGAAGAGGCTAAAAAACAGCTCGTCGAAAAATTTGCCACCCGCAGCCTTGAAGGATTCGGTATTGAACGCATGCCGGCGGCCATCTGCGCTGCAGGAGCGGTCATGTCCTATGTGGGGGAAACCCAGATGCAGGACACCCGGCATATTTTTAAAATCAGCCCCTATGATCTTAAGGATTTTCTGGTCATAGACGATAGGTCCTGCAAAAATCTGGAGCTGCTTTCAAACATCCAGACCCAGGATACCAAAGGCACCCTGATCCATATCCTGGATAAGACCGTCACAGCCATGGGCAAGCGCTTGATCAAAAAATGGATCCGGTATCCCCTGGTGGACAAAGAGAAGATCTGTGAGCGGCTGGACAGCCTGGATGAATTTTTAAATGCCCCGCAAATTCACCAGTCCATTACCAGCCGGTTGAAATCCGTATATGACCTGGAGCGCCTGGGCAGTAAAATTGCCATGGGCCAGGGCAATGCCAGGGACATGATCTCTCTTAAAAATTCACTTGCCCACATTCCGGATCTGATCCGGGATTTATCCCAATTCACCCATCCCATGCTCAACGGCAGCCGGATCAATGACCCTCAGGAGCTGATTGACCGCTTGGGCCAGCTTACCCGTCTCATTGAATCGGCCATCAGGGAGGATGCTGTCCATCTCCTCAACGAGGGCAATCTCATCAATGACGGGTATGACCCAGAACTTGACGAGCTTTTGGCCATTACCCGGGACGGTAAATCCTGGATCGCCAAGACCGAGGCCCGGGAAAAAGAAAAAACAAAACTCTCCTCGTTAAAAATCAAATACAACAAGGTCTTTGGGTATTTTATCGAAGTGTCCAGGGCCCAATCCGCCCAGGTGCCGGATCACTATATCCGTAAACAGACCCTGGTCAATGCCGAACGCTTCATCACCCAGGAGATGAAAGAGGTGGAAACCACCATTTTCAACGCCCAGGACCGCAGAAACACCCTTGAGTACGAAATTTTCTGCAAGGTCAGGGATGATGTGACCAAAGAGGCCAAAGCCATTCTGACCATGGCTGAATTTATTGCCCGGATTGATGTACTCCAGGGGCTTGCCAGGGCTGCCGTGGAAAATGGATATGTAAAGCCTGAAATCAATGAAAATGATGCCATCACCATCAAAGAGGGCCGGCATCCTGTGGTTGAAAAACTCATCCAGGGAGAGCGCTATGTTCCCAATTCCATTGCCATGGACAATGAGGCAAACCAGCTTTACCTGATTACAGGCCCCAATATGGCCGGTAAATCCACCGTCCTTCGCCAGGTGGCCCTTACGGTGCTCATGGCCCAGATGGGCTCTTTTGTTCCGGCCCAAAGCGCCTCTGTCTGCATCACGGACCGCATTTTCACCCGGGTGGGCGCTCTGGACAATTTAAGCTCCGGACAGAGTACCTTTATGGTGGAAATGGAAGAGACGGCCAATATTGTGAATAATGCCACAAAAAACAGCCTGATTATCCTGGATGAAATCGGCAGGGGCACCTCCACCTATGATGGGATGAGCATTGCCTGGGCAGTGGCGGAGTATCTCCACGATCTTCAGGGTAAAGGGGTAAAAACCCTCTTTGCCACCCACTACCATGAGCTGATACGATTGGAAAAGACAAAACCCAGGATTAAAAATTATAATATTGCGGTTAAAGAATTCAAGGATAATATTATATTTTTGCGCAGGCTTGTGCCCGGGGGAACCAACAAAAGCTACGGTATCCAGGTGGCAAGGCTTGCCGGGGTGCCCGACCCGATCATTGATCTTGCCAAAGCCGTGCTTGCTGAGGTTGAACAAGAACAGCCCCGGGTAGTTGAACCCATTCTTCCGGTAAAAACGAAAAAAAAGGCGAAAAAGGCAACCAACAAAGCGCAGATGGACTTGTTCGGTCCTTCAAATTCAGAACTCAAAGAGATGCTGGACCAGGTGGATATTGCCATGATGACCCCCCTTGATGCCTTGAACTTTCTCAACAAACTCAAGCAAAAGGCCTGTTCATGA
- a CDS encoding 4Fe-4S dicluster domain-containing protein, with product MGETRAAWISLDLAAAALIFWCLVIPSTTLFFNSLAIGTLLAAVAVSLVSFFPGTPLRKTPTALYDERDTMFARNNIQHYPDLMEAYYTLRPENYSKDKQIHNKPEFGDRSQRFHDDYAAPCYGAAFDYLEKTIPLSQGEPAPEKKQVNPDAFNHALKEMILFYGGCDMGVIRLCPYHFYTHKGRHEKNWGEKTDQRFTTAIVIVVPMRVEMIKQAPTSTVIQESAQKYVEADKISNIMAGYLRQFGYGARAHNDANYETLCVPLAVITTDLDLPVTRPGKNMHMANFCLICKKCADNCPSGSITHGPEPESRGFRHWTIDQERCFSYWKTIGSDCGMCISVCPYTKPNTLIHKLVRFYISRNGINQRLALLMDDLLYGRKKIIPKTNPKKIFRC from the coding sequence TTGGGGGAAACCCGGGCCGCCTGGATCTCCCTGGATCTGGCAGCAGCGGCCCTTATCTTCTGGTGCCTTGTGATCCCGTCCACCACTCTTTTTTTCAACAGCCTTGCCATTGGAACCCTTTTGGCTGCAGTTGCAGTCTCCCTGGTCTCTTTTTTCCCGGGCACGCCTTTAAGAAAAACACCCACGGCCCTGTATGATGAACGGGACACCATGTTTGCCAGGAACAATATCCAGCATTATCCCGACCTCATGGAGGCCTATTATACCCTGCGGCCTGAAAATTATTCCAAAGACAAGCAGATTCACAACAAACCCGAATTCGGTGACCGCAGCCAGCGTTTTCACGATGACTATGCCGCCCCCTGCTATGGGGCAGCCTTTGACTACCTGGAAAAAACCATCCCCTTGTCCCAGGGAGAACCTGCCCCTGAAAAAAAACAGGTCAACCCAGATGCGTTTAACCATGCCCTCAAAGAGATGATCCTCTTTTACGGGGGGTGTGATATGGGCGTCATCCGCCTTTGCCCCTATCATTTTTACACGCACAAGGGGCGGCATGAAAAAAACTGGGGAGAAAAAACAGACCAGAGGTTTACCACGGCCATTGTTATTGTGGTGCCCATGCGGGTTGAGATGATCAAACAGGCCCCGACCTCAACGGTGATCCAGGAATCCGCCCAAAAATACGTGGAAGCCGATAAAATTTCCAATATCATGGCCGGGTATCTCCGGCAGTTCGGGTATGGTGCCCGTGCCCACAACGATGCCAACTATGAAACCCTCTGCGTTCCCCTGGCCGTGATCACAACCGATCTGGATCTGCCCGTCACCCGCCCTGGCAAAAATATGCACATGGCAAATTTTTGCCTCATCTGTAAAAAATGTGCGGACAACTGCCCGTCCGGCTCCATCACCCACGGGCCCGAACCCGAATCCAGAGGGTTCCGGCATTGGACCATTGACCAGGAACGCTGCTTTTCATATTGGAAAACCATTGGATCTGACTGCGGCATGTGCATTTCAGTCTGCCCCTATACCAAACCCAACACCCTGATCCACAAACTGGTCAGATTCTATATTTCCAGAAACGGGATCAACCAGCGCCTGGCACTGCTCATGGACGATCTTTTATACGGACGGAAAAAAATTATACCCAAGACAAACCCAAAAAAAATTTTCAGGTGTTAA